One stretch of Suricata suricatta isolate VVHF042 chromosome 13, meerkat_22Aug2017_6uvM2_HiC, whole genome shotgun sequence DNA includes these proteins:
- the MED22 gene encoding mediator of RNA polymerase II transcription subunit 22: protein MAQQRALPQSKETLLQSYNKRLKDDIKSIMDNFTEIIKTAKIEDETQVSRATQGEQDNYEMHVRAANIVRAGESLMKLVSDLKQFLILNDFPSVNEAIDQRSQQLRALQEECDRKLVALRDEVSIDLYELEEEYYSSSSSLCGANDLPLCEAYWRLDLDTDSADGLSAAALASPEPGAGPLQVAAPAHSHAAGPGPTEHA from the exons ATGGCCCAGCAGAGAGCTCTGCCGCAGAGCAAGGAGACACTGCTGCAGTCTTACAACAAGCGGCTCAAGGACGACATCAAGTCCATCATGGACAACTTCACCGAGATCATCAAGACTGCCAAG ATTGAGGACGAGACGCAGGTGTCGAGGGCCACTCAGGGCGAGCAGGACAATTACGAGATGCACGTGCGAGCTGCCAACATC GTCCGAGCTGGCGAGTCCCTGATGAAGCTGGTGTCCGACCTCAAGCAGTTCCTCATCCTCAACGACTTCCCCTCGGTGAATGAGGCCATCGACCAGCGCAGCCAGCAGCTGCGGGCGCTGCAGGAGGAGTGCGACCGGAAGCTCGTCGCCCTGCGCGATGAGGTCTCCATCGACCTGTACGAGCTGGAGGAGGAGTACTACTCGTCCAG CTCAAGTCTTTGCGGAGCTAATGACCTGCCTCTGTGCGAAGCGTACTGGAGGCTGGACCTCGACACAGACTCTGCCGATGGCCTCTCCGCCGCTGCGCTGGCGTCCCCGGAGCCCGGCGCTGGCCCCCTGCAGGTCGCAGCCCCTGCCCACTCCCATGCCGCCGGCCCCGGCCCCACGGAGCacgcctga
- the SURF6 gene encoding surfeit locus protein 6 → MASLLAKDAYLQGLARKICSRPSPEPQKRKSGSKTRGSEASGPPKKKRKKAQKKTREREKPVEPKAQPLGEESPAAAEEAEAFTSTGSPAGGDAGQGQPRSDGRVTEPDSLFALDVLRQRLHEKIQEARGQGGTAQLSPATLEKRRRRKQERERKKRKRKELRAKEKAAKAAEAGEPPQQPPHEAAQEQARPGLLFNKVEVTEEEPASKAQRRKEKRQKLKGNLTPLTGKNYRQLLERLQARRDRLDELRGQDAGKARELEAKMQWTNVLYKAEGVRIRDDERLLQEALKRKEKRRAQRMRKWEKRTAHVVEKMQRRQDKRRQNLRRKKAARAERRLDRARRKGRILPGDLERAGLA, encoded by the exons ATGGCCTCCCTGCTCGCCAAGGACGCCTACCTGCAGGGCCTGGCCAGGAAAATCTGCTCCCGGCCCAGCCCGGAGCCGCAGAAACGCAAGTCCG GCAGCAAAACTCGAGGATCAGAAGCTTCTGGGCCtccaaaaaagaagaggaagaaggcacAGAAGAAAACCCGGGAGAGGGAGAAGCCTGTGGAGCCAAAGGCCCAGCCTCTAGGGGAGGAGTCTCCGGCTGCAGCCGAGGAGGCAGAGGCCTTCACCTCCACGGGGTCCCCTGCAGGGGGCGATGCGGGGCAGGGCCAGCCGAGATCAG ATGGCAGGGTCACAGAGCCCGACTCTTTGTTTGCCCTGGATGTTCTGCGGCAGCGGCTGCATGAAAAAATCCAGGAGGCCCGGGGCCAG GGCGGCACCGCCCAGCTGTCTCCCGCGACTCTGGAGAAAAGACGCCGGAGGAAGCAGGAGCGGGAACGCAAGAAGAGGAAGCGGAAGGAACTGAGAGCAAAGGAAAAGGCAGCAAAGGCTGCGGAGGCGGGTGAGCCGCCCCAGCAGCCACCCCACGAGGCGGCCCAAGAGCAGGCGCGGCCGGGGCTGCTCTTCAACAAG GTGGAGGTGACCGAGGAGGAGCCGGCCAGCAAGGCCCAGCGCCGCAAGGAGAAGCGGCAGAAGCTGAAGGGGAACCTGACGCCGCTGACGGGGAAGAACTACCGGCAGCTGCTGGAGCGCCTGCAGGCGCGGCGGGACCGGCTGGACGAGCTGCGGGGCCAGGACGCGGGGAAGGCGCGGGAGCTGGAGGCCAAGATGCAGTGGACCAACGTGCTGTACAAGGCGGAGGGCGTGCGGATCCGCGACGACGAGCGCCTGCTGCAGGAGGCCCTGAAGCGCAAGGAGAAGCGGCGGGCGCAGCGCATGCGCAAGTGGGAGAAGCGCACGGCCCACGTGGTGGAGAAGATGCAGCGGCGGCAGGACAAGCGGCGGCAGAACCTGCGCAGGAAGAAGGCGGCGCGGGCCGAGCGGCGCCTGGACAGGGCGCGCCGGAAGGGCCGCATCCTGCCCGGGGACCTGGAGCGGGCCGGCCTGGCGTGA